In Phoenix dactylifera cultivar Barhee BC4 chromosome 1, palm_55x_up_171113_PBpolish2nd_filt_p, whole genome shotgun sequence, the genomic stretch CTCaaatttggaagaagatcactGACCGTCGCTACCACAAGGGACTTATCCAGCGCTATGATGGACCGTTCGTGGTGGTGAAGAGGATTGGCAATGTCGCCTACCGGCTCGCTCTTCCGGAGGTTAAAAATTCATCCAACTTTTCATGTTAGCTTTCTAAAGCCTTTTCATGAGGATGTTGATGCAGTAAGAACTCATCCTAAAAGAGTGCCACCAGTAATCCGAAAGGAGTATGCCACGAGGGTCAAGAAAATACTTGGCCATCGCGCGGCCGGAGAAAGTTCATCCAACCGAAGGTCCGAATTTTTGATCCATTGGGAGGGTGAAGAAGAGGCCGATGCAACTTGGGAGAAGGCGGCAAACCTTTGGCAATTTGAAGACATGGTGCAACTCTTCCTCGAGAACCTCCCGATGAGGGCGTTGTCAAGCTTTGGCGCGGGAGGATTGTCACGGCCCTAGTCTGGGGCGCACGGCATGCGCGCCCGGATGGGCGCACGGCCTGGTGTTCGGGGCATCAGGCAGATGAAGTTGAGATGCGCGGCACAGTGGACCTAGGCGCATGAATGGGCGTGCGGCATGAGGTCTTGGCATGTGAGGCGCGCGAGCATGCGCGGGGCATGCGGACATGCGCGGGTGTGCGCAAGTTTTGGCAAAGCATGTGCGTGGGCGTTGGATGCGCGCAAGTGGGAGAGCACGAGCAACTACATGGCTGGATGGCTAAGGCATGGTGAGCCTTGGCAACGTACTGAAATGTGCGCAGGACATGAGCGTGCGCAGCCGGTTTGGTGCGCGGCATGAACTTGCTGGGGATATGTGCAGCAACCGCATGTAGGGAGACCGCCGAAGCATTACGGCACGATGCTCGGCAAGGCAGCAAGCGGCGGAGCTTGTGTGTGCGGGAGAAAGCTAACCAAGTGGACTGCTGGGTGGACTGCAACAACAGCAGGTTGCTGAATTGTAGTGGACAGCAAACACCCATAAAGACAGCCGGACTTTGGGCAGCAGCTTGGAAGCCAACGTGGCAACCAATTGGGATGCTGATTAGGCGCTGATGTGGCGACTTTGGCCAGAGGTTATGCTGGGTCAAAAGGTGGTTGAAATTCTGTTGGGCTGAACCAGAATTCTGGTTGGCTAACTAGAAGTGGTTAAGTTGGTTAGTAGCTTATGTGGCACCTAGCTGGAGCTTAAGTGGCTGAAGCTTCTTCAGGAAGATTGGAGCTTCCCCAATTCTATATATAGGGCATTGTAGCTCTCATTTGGGCAGGACTCCAGAGAGAACTCCAGAGAGAAGTGAAGTTGGGTCCCTAGCGTGCTACTCTTTGAGTGAGAAAGAGAGCTTGAGAGGGGCTGTTCAAGAGTTGGTCTTAGAGTGAGAGAAAGAGCCAAGTGTGGGCTCGAGTTCACTTGTAAGGAGCTCTTAAGTGGAGTTTCCAAAAGGGAAGTAAGGTGTCCAAAAGTTTTGTAACCTTTCTTAGTTCAATGAAAGGAGATTCTCCCGTTTCTCTCCATCCTGGTGTTTGGTTATGAAATGTTTGCATGAAGGATGATCTGGTCCTGGTGAAGAGTGTTAGATCAAGTGCATAGAAGGGAGACAGAACCTCTACACGCTTTCGGGCATTGGGAAGGTTGGCTAAGTCCGAGACTTAGTGCCGCACCGAGAGGGATTAAGCGAAAAATTTGTGAGCAGATTTCTACCCGGTGACAGAAAAACAGTAGATCTAGATATTTAAATAATGTTTTATTGATATTTATCCAATTGCTTATGAAATGAGGCCTTGATGGTTTATTTATGTTGACATATGTCTGCTGGGTGTCTTTTCAAGCTCAGAGGATTATTATGATTTTTGAAATATCTGGAAATCTGTCAAATTTTTATATTCTCCCTTTGAGGACATTTGCTAAGTCAAGTTGAACTAGCTAAAAAAGGCTCTTCCATATTTGCTCAATTCCTTGATTGGTATTATATCCTACCATTTCCAGAACTCTTCCCACGGTGTAAATACTGTGGATATGGATATGCAACAGATATGCATGTACCTCTCCATATACAAGTATCTAATTGTATATGTTCTTCGTATTGTATTTCTTATATTGAGTAATTCCACCAAATTGCtgcttctgaatttttttaattttttggcaGATACATCTCAGACATCCATATTTGTGCCTCCATTCAGCACTTTCTTTTTCATCCTTTATGTTGTAGGTTTTGTGAGGCTAATTTTGGATGTTCCTTGGAGAAGTAATATTATGTACGACATTCACATGATTCTTatgtatataattttatattattttgctCAACATTGTTGTTATTTCTCTTGGTTCTGTTATCTTTTTTGCCAAACTATGAAATGGATTTAAGCCGACCCTAAATAGTTTGGGACAAGATTTGGTGCTTCTGATGGTTATAGTTCTTTTTTCTTACTTCCAAGTGCACTAATGAAACCTCATCAACCTTACAGCGGCATTTGGAGCCGTGTTGCATGTAATTTCAACATCTCTTCTTGGCATGACTGCAATCACCATGGCGAACACTATTGCTGGGGAGGAAACAGTGCACAGACTTGCTTCCCTCTTGCTCATACTTCTTGGAGGAAGTTATGTCCTCCTGTTTGCACTCGGAAAGGGAGGCCATAGCCACGCCCATAATCATTCCATGGAGAAGATGGCTGTGGCAGGGCTTATTCTTGTACCAGCATTGTCTCCTTGTGCAACAACACTTCCTGTCTTCCTTGCAGTTGGGAACTCATCCTCTATGATGATTCTTGCCATCATTGTGCTACTATTCAGGTATGCTGTTTTGTTTCTTGTAATTTGATCAAGCTAACTGAAGGCAAGTGATGAAAATGTATTAGGTGCTTTACAACTTCTAAATTGTAGGGGAAATAATTAGTAAGTAGCTGGTATGCTTTCATATAAGCAATTAAGGGGTGCATAGATTCTACAGCATGCAATGGAGAAATAGATTCTAGTTGGGCTGGTAGTCTTAGAAACAGAGAGGCAGAAGGGAAAAATCATTGAGAGGATGTAGATGCTTTAGACACTAAAATATTATGACACCATTGAATCACCTTAGTAGAAAAATTATCTTGTACTTGACGAAGATGTTGGAAGTTTAACAcatttcttcatccagacacTCTTATTGTAGTATAGGAAGTAGTTAATTTGTTTGATTGTTGATAGCATGTTGGATGGTCTGGTTAGTGTTGCTAACTTGCAATTGTTTTAACATCTTGGCTTTtgattatttcatattttatctAAATATGATTAATGGGGCTGTACTGGAACAGGTTGGCATAAGATGACAGTTGCAGAATATGAGGCTATGGAATATGGATGAATGTAGTATTTTTTACTGAAGTATTAATGCTATTAAGGTTTGGATTTTGCATTCTGACATTGTTGATCTAGAATGTGTTTACAAATTAAGGGGATTTCGAAAGCATGCAATATTTAACAAGTGTCTCAAAGGAGCAAGGTAattgtatattatttttaaaatagcaATGCTAAAACGGTGAACAACCCTCAGCCTGTATGAAATGGGGTTATACTCCCAAAATTTCTGCCTTTAAGGCAGCCTGCTGCCCTGGCATGGTCCTTCAAGCCTGACTTTGGTTACTTGGCGCTGACTCTGATTCAATGCCATATCATTTTTGTTCTGAAATGCTAATTTGGCTGTTCCAAGTGATGAAATAATAAGTGTCTGAGTATTTTTTTCAGAACAAATTGTGGACGGTATGAAACAATCTGTTGTTCATGCTCAGAAGTGTGAGAACATTTTCCTGTTCAGTGATTGTGCTTGTCTTGTGGGTGAAGCATCTTAGTTTTGTGCTGCTATATATGCGGTTCTTTCTTTCCTTATATTGGCTTGCACATATAGCATTAGCTCCTCAAATTTTAGGTTATTAGTAGAATCTCTCAAAATTGTGGCAGATCAGAGCCACCAACCTTGGAATATAGAGACGTGAGAATGAAAATTGTCAGAATAAGGGGAGTGAATCTACAATACATAATATGGCAGTTGTTTCATATGCTAGAAATTGATTCCACTTTACAGGGTAAGAGCACTTCAATAGAGATTAATTTCCTTAACAAGGTAGAACACTTAAATCTGGTTAGACTTATTGCAccgttcttttttaatttttcgtttTGTTATGAGTGTTTAATGTATGCAAGTTTTTGTCTGTGGATCTGCAGTACAACAACTGTGATGACCTCATTGGTAGCTCTCTCATTCTATGGTGCCAGCCATATCAAGTTTCACTGGGTGGAACGCTATGATAAGCTTCTTGTTGGGTCAGTGTTGTGCCTGGTTGGAATACTAACATTTGTTTTCCATCATCACGATGGTGAGGTGCATCCCACTGGAGAGAATTTGCATAGAAAAATTATTGGTTTATGATAGTTGATTGTGCTTTGTAATTGTCATTATGCTCTGTATCAGTGAATTTGGGGTTGTGGCAATTTAGTCAACAATGTGGAGAAATcatatgaaattaaaaaaaatcagacgAATGGCTGCCTTTTATTATGGTATGACCACATGTGATTTATAAATTCCTTGACATGGTATGTAATAGATTATAGCATTATCATCTGAAAGGAAAAAAACTATAactaatttttttagttttcttttgctTAAGTATGttaatgaaaattataattaagtAAATAGTGTCACGTGAAATAGTATCATCTGAAACTCAAAAATATGGGATCTATAGGTTTTGATGGCTTAAAGGTATTTTTTAAGTAacttaatttttaataaaaaaatatattttatatattttttttataaaatacaaaaatttaatttttataccAATGTTACTTTCTCATCTTTAAACATTCTAATCAAataggactttttttttttcatggacCAAATGAGAGAGCCAGAGAGAgatgtattttttttgttttattgttgactacattttttttttctttctttttccgtgAACCAGTCTGTGTCCTCTGAGAAGATAAAGGTGACCGGAAGTGGTGTCTCCCGTGCTCTTCGGTGTTAACAACGCCAACTCGGCGCGTCGAGCCCCTTCGCATCGCCACCATTGCCGAGGATCTCAACCTCGACTCCAAAACACTAAGATATCTGCGGCAAGTACAGGGCCAAGGTATCCTCCATTTTATTCCCAAACCAATCGCAAACTCGTTCTCCTCTCATTCTTGGTGAATTATGGGGTTTTAGGTAGGGATCG encodes the following:
- the LOC103719243 gene encoding uncharacterized protein LOC103719243 — translated: MGGFTAEDLSTIGGIATVSLLHSFIPTHWLPFSIVGRAQKWTLSRTLLVTAFGAVLHVISTSLLGMTAITMANTIAGEETVHRLASLLLILLGGSYVLLFALGKGGHSHAHNHSMEKMAVAGLILVPALSPCATTLPVFLAVGNSSSMMILAIIVLLFSTTTVMTSLVALSFYGASHIKFHWVERYDKLLVGSVLCLVGILTFVFHHHDGEVHPTGENLHRKIIGL